One region of Bubalus kerabau isolate K-KA32 ecotype Philippines breed swamp buffalo chromosome 6, PCC_UOA_SB_1v2, whole genome shotgun sequence genomic DNA includes:
- the ATP1A4 gene encoding sodium/potassium-transporting ATPase subunit alpha-4 gives MGLGGKKGAMTPHERNPNPGPTNSPKMSKKKMKRKKKKKDMEELKKEVVMDDHKLTLDELSAKYSVDLTRGHSPEKAQEILARDGPNALTPPSTTPEWVKFCKQLFSGFSLLLWTGAILCFVAFGIQLYFNEDTTKDNLYLGVVLTVVVIITGCFSYYQDAKSSKIMESFKNMVPQQALVIRGGEKFQIPVHEVVVGDLVEVKAGDRIPADIRLISSQGCKVDNSSLTGESEPQSRSTEFTNENPLETQNICFFSTNCVEGSAQGIVIATGDSTVMGRIASLTSGLAVGKTPIAIELEHFIHLITGVAVFLGVTFFGLSLILGYTWLEAVIFLIGIIVANVPEGLLATVTVCLTLTAKRMARKNCLVKNLEAVETLGSTSTICSDKTGTLTQNRMTVAHLWFDKTIYEADTTEEQTGNPFAKGSDTWFILARIAGLCNRADFKANEESLPIAKRATTGDASESALLKFIEQSYSSVKEMREKSPKVAEIPFNSTNKYQVSIHLREDSSQAHVLMMKGAPERILEFCSTYLLKGQEYPIDDEMKDAFQNTYLNLGGLGERVLGFCFLNLPNTYPKGFKFNTDEINFPINNLCFVGLISMIDPPRAAVPDAVGKCRSAGIKVIMVTGDHPITAKAIAKGVGIISEGSETAEDIAARLKIPISKVNPRDAQAIVVHGSELKNMNSEQLDEILQNHTEIVFARTSPQQKLIIVEGCQRLGAIVAVTGDGVNDSPALKKADIGIAMGIAGSDVSKQAADMILLDDNFASIVTGVEEGRLIFDNLKKSIAYTLTSNIPEITPFLMFIILGIPLPLGTITILCIDLGTDMVPAISLAYESAESDIMKRAPRNSKTDKLVNHRLIGMAYGQIGMIQALAGFFTYFVILAENGFKPPDLLGIRVNWENRYINDLEDSYGQQWTYEQRKVLEFTCQTAFFVSIVIVQWADLIICKTRRNSIFQQGMKNKILIFGILEETILAAFLSYTPGMDVALRMYPLKITWWFCATPYSLLIFVYDEIRRLLIRRYPGGWVEKETYY, from the exons ATGGGGCTTGGAGGGAAAAAAGGGGCCATGACACCTCATGAGCGGAATCCAAACCCAGGACCTACAAACAGTCCTAagatgagtaaaaaaaaaatgaagaggaaaaaaaagaagaaagatatggAGGAGCTGAAGAAGGAAGTAGTCATG GATGATCACAAATTAACCTTGGATGAGCTCAGCGCCAAGTACTCTGTGGACCTGACCAGG GGCCATAGCCCTGAAAAGGCGCAGGAAATCCTGGCTCGAGATGGACCCAATGCACTGACTCCTCCCTCTACCACTCCAGAATGGGTCAAATTCTGCAAGCAGCTATTCAGCGGCTTCTCCCTCCTGCTGTGGACTGGTGCCATTCTTTGCTTCGTGGCCTTCGGCATCCAGTTGTATTTCAATGAGGACACCACCAAAGACAAC CTGTACCTGGGCGTTGTGCTAACTGTCGTGGTCATCATCACCGGCTGCTTCTCCTATTACCAGGACGCCAAGAGCTCCAAGATCATGGAATCTTTTAAGAACATGGTACCTCAG CAAGCTCTGGTCATTCGAGGTGGAGAGAAGTTTCAGATCCCTGTACACGAAGTGGTGGTAGGCGACCTGGTAGAAGTGAAGGCTGGGGACCGGATCCCCGCTGACATCCGGCTTATCTCTTCACAAGGATGTAAG GTGGACAACTCATCcttgacaggagagtcagagccCCAGTCCCGCTCCACTGAGTTCACCAATGAGAACCCTCTGGAGACCCAAAATATCTGCTTCTTCTCCACCAACTGTGTGGAAG GCTCAGCCCAAGGTATCGTGATTGCCACCGGAGACTCCACCGTGATGGGCCGTATAGCCTCACTGACCTCCGGTCTGGCAGTGGGCAAGACCCCCATTGCTATTGAGCTCGAACACTTCATCCATCTGATCACAGGGGTGGCCGTCTTCCTGGGTGTCACTTTCTTTGGGCTCTCGCTTATCTTGGGCTACACCTGGCTGGAGGCTGTCATTTTCCTTATCGGCATCATTGTGGCCAACGTGCCTGAGGGACTGCTGGCCACCGTCACA GTGTGCCTGACCCTGACAGCCAAGCGCATGGCTCGGAAGAACTGCCTGGTGAAGAACCTGGAGGCGGTGGAGACTCTGGGCTCCACCTCCACCATCTGCTCCGACAAGACGGGCACCCTCACCCAGAACCGCATGACCGTCGCCCACCTGTGGTTCGACAAGACCATCTACGAGGCGGACACCACTGAAGAACAGACTG GGAATCCATTTGCCAAGGGCTCTGACACCTGGTTTATCCTGGCCCGAATCGCTGGCCTCTGCAACCGGGCTGATTTTAAGGCGAATGAGGAGAGCCTTCCCATAGCTAAG CGGGCAACAACAGGAGATGCTTCGGAGTCAGCGCTCCTCAAGTTCATTGAGCAGTCCTACAGCTCTGTgaaggagatgagagagaaaaGCCCCAAGGTGGCAGAGATTCCCTTCAATTCTACCAACAAGTACCAG GTGTCCATCCACCTGCGGGAAGACAGCTCCCAGGCCCACGTCCTGATGATGAAGGGGGCACCCGAGAGGATCTTAGAGTTTTGCTCTACTTACCTTCTGAAAGGGCAGGAGTACCCAATAGATGATGAAATGAAGGACGCCTTCCAAAACACCTACTTGAATCTGGGAGGTCTGGGGGAACGTGTGCTAG GGTTCTGCTTCTTGAATCTGCCTAACACTTATCCCAAGGGATTCAAGTTTAACACCGATGAAATCAACTTTCCCATAAATAACCTTTGTTTCGTGGGGCTCATCTCCATGATTGACCCTCCCCGAGCTGCCGTGCCCGATGCTGTGGGCAAGTGCCGGAGTGCTGGGATTAAG GTGATTATGGTAACAGGGGATCATCCCATCACAGCCAAGGCCATTGCCAAGGGTGTGGGCATCATCTCAGAGGGCTCTGAGACAGCAGAGGACATTGCTGCCCGGCTCAAGATCCCTATCAGCAAGGTCAATCCTAG GGACGCCCAAGCCATTGTGGTGCATGGCTCTGAACTGAAGAATATGAACTCTGAGCAGCTTGATGAGATCCTCCAAAACCACACTGAGATTGTGTTCGCTCGGACCTCGCCCCAGCAGAAGCTCATCATTGTAGAGGGATGTCAGAGGCTG ggAGCCATTGTGGCAGTGACAGGGGATGGGGTGAACGACTCCCCGGCGCTGAAGAAGGCGGACATCGGCATCGCCATGGGCATCGCAGGCTCGGATGTGTCTAAGCAGGCCGCCGACATGATCCTACTGGATGACAACTTTGCTTCCATTGTCACGGGTGTGGAGGAGG GCCGCCTGATCTTTGACAACCTGAAGAAATCCATCGCCTACACCCTGACCAGCAACATCCCTGAGATCACCCCCTTCCTGATGTTCATCATCCTCGGCATCCCCCTGCCTCTGGGCACCATAACCATCCTCTGCATTGACCTGGGCACTGACATG GTCCCTGCTATCTCCCTGGCTTATGAGTCAGCTGAGAGTGACATCATGAAGAGGGCTCCACGGAACTCAAAGACTGATAAGCTGGTGAATCACCGTCTCATTGGCATGGCCTACGGACAGATTG GGATGATCCAGGCTCTGGCAGGATTCTTCACCTACTTTGTGATCTTGGCTGAGAATGGTTTTAAGCCTCCTGATCTGCTGGGCATCCGCGTCAACTGGGAAAATCGATACAtcaatgacctggaggacagctATGGACAGCAGTGG ACCTATGAGCAGCGGAAGGTGCTGGAGTTCACGTGCCAAACGGCCTTCTTCGTCAGCATCGTGATCGTGCAGTGGGCTGACCTCATCATCTGTAAGACCCGCCGCAACTCAATCTTCCAACAGGGCATGAA AAACAAGATCCTCATATTTGGGATCCTGGAGGAGACAATCCTGGCCGCTTTTCTGTCCTACACTCCAGGCATGGACGTAGCTCTGCGAATGTACCCACTCAA GATAACCTGGTGGTTCTGTGCCACCCCCTACAGCCTCCTCATCTTTGTGTATGATGAAATAAGAAGACTCCTCATTCGTCGTTATCCCGGCG GCTGGGTGGAGAAGGAGACCTACTACTAA